ACTGGTGATATGAATCCTGCTAATGACAAACAGACTGGTTCTGTGACAGTCGAAACTCCACCGCCTCCTGCTTGGACTCAAAAACCCAATATTCCAACTCAAGTCGCCAGAAAATTTGTCAGTTCTGGTGGTGCTTTAGTGGGTGTTGGCAATAATCTTTATGCTTTCCGTGGAAACAACTCTAATGAATTTTACAAATTTGACGGTTCAAATTGGACCTTAATGGCATCAGCACCTTCTACAGTTGGTGAAGGTGGTGCCTTATGTTATGACGGTGTTAATACTATCTATGCTACGCAAGGCAATGGCAAAAACGCTTTCTGGGCATATTCCATCAGCACCAATACTTGGAGCACCAAAGCCAATATACCTGTAACTGTCAAAGGTGGCACTGGACTTGCTTATTATAATGGCCGAGTCTATCTCTTGGCTGGTGGCCAAAGAGTAAATAGACCCAATTTCTATACTTATAATCCAAGCAACAATTCCTGGACCCAACTTGCCAATGCACCAACTCCGGACAATATTGCATACGGTGCGGGAAGTTGTCTGGCTGAACTCGGCGGTAAAATCTATGCGCTGAAAAATGATGGCACTATCAACTATTTCCATGCATACACAATCTCATCTAACACCTGGACTCAGATGCCATCAATGCCTTTAGTGCATCCCTATCTTGGCGCAAATAATCTGGTTGGTGATGGTGGTGCTATGACATCAAGCGGTAGTGAAATCTATGCTATCAAAGGCAATGGCTATAACGAATTCTGGAAATATACTGAAGGCACACCTGGCACTTGGACACCACTGGATACAATCCCACGATTAAACAGTAAGAGTGTTCCTAAATCTGGTGCCTCACTCGGTTATGCCAATAGCAAAGTTTGGCTTATCAAAGGTAATAATACTCAAGAATTCTGGCAATATGACCCAAGTCTTGGATTAGTTACTATGATTACACCGACGATTAACCCGGCTCAAATGTCCCAGAACTCGGAAATCAACAAATTCAGTTTCAATATCGCGCCTAATCCTATTGTGAAAAATGCAGTAATTCGTTATA
This genomic window from candidate division WOR-3 bacterium contains:
- a CDS encoding T9SS type A sorting domain-containing protein, with amino-acid sequence TGDMNPANDKQTGSVTVETPPPPAWTQKPNIPTQVARKFVSSGGALVGVGNNLYAFRGNNSNEFYKFDGSNWTLMASAPSTVGEGGALCYDGVNTIYATQGNGKNAFWAYSISTNTWSTKANIPVTVKGGTGLAYYNGRVYLLAGGQRVNRPNFYTYNPSNNSWTQLANAPTPDNIAYGAGSCLAELGGKIYALKNDGTINYFHAYTISSNTWTQMPSMPLVHPYLGANNLVGDGGAMTSSGSEIYAIKGNGYNEFWKYTEGTPGTWTPLDTIPRLNSKSVPKSGASLGYANSKVWLIKGNNTQEFWQYDPSLGLVTMITPTINPAQMSQNSEINKFSFNIAPNPIVKNAVIRYTIPQSGKVTIKLYSITGSLIATLKDEYQNVGTYSMTFSTKHLAKGIYFLRFDNLVNRTDLKIIIN